In Ascochyta rabiei chromosome 11, complete sequence, the following are encoded in one genomic region:
- a CDS encoding coatomer subunit delta: MVVLAATICTRGGKAVLSRQFREMQRSRIEALLASFPKLADSNTQHTTCEQDNVRYVYQPLDELYMVLITNLQSNILQDINSLHLFAQVVSSTCKSLDEREILRNAFELLTAFDEIVTLGYRENLTMSQIKTFLDMESHEERIQEIIARNKELEASEERKRRAKQLEMQRKEMSRSQRAGGAGGMGGGMGSGMGGGMGRQSSYPAFTPSAPVQTVPDTYDSYEASKKAPAKPLALGKKGMQLGKKNKANSAFDQIAGDLPPESEPLVAPKASAPIAAAPASAHQPTSTDREAIHITTTETISARLDREGLLKSFEVKGEMQLKITDASLTQVKLDLQTGDTRGAQLMTHPKVDKTVFRNDKVLQLADTTKGFPSNMGIGVMKWKLAPRPDDVSDPPITFRVWVEESGSTFNITVEYELTGSDSLKDVTVTIPYESNEPNVGSFDAVYEVSGDSIEWNIGAVDESNSSGSFEFEAQASDDSEFFPMRVRFNKSTPFVDIDVSNVTLLSMNQDVSFTKDVNSTADVYEIV; this comes from the exons ATG GTGGTCCTCGCAGCGACAATATGCACACGAGGCGGCAAGGCCGTCCTCTCGCGCCAGTTTCGAGAGATGCAGCGCTCGCGCATCGAAGCCCTCCTCGCGTCCTTTCCTAAGCTTGCGGACAGCAATACTCAGCACACCACCTGCGAACAGGACAACGTGCGCTACGTTTACCAGCCCTTGGACGAGCTGTACATGGTGCTGATTACCAACCTGCAATCCAACATCCTACAGGACATCAACTCGCTACACCTATTTGCCCAGGTCGTTTCCTCGACCTGCAAGTCTCTCGACGAGCGCGAGATCCTCAGGAATGCTTTTGAGCTTCTGACCGCCTTTGATGAGATCGTCACATTGGGATACAGGGAGAACCTCACTATGAGCCAGATCAAGACATTCTTGGATATGGAGTCGCACGAGGAGCGCATCCAGGAAATCATTGCACGAAACAAAGAGCTCGAAGCCTCCGAGGAGCGCAAACGCAGGGCCAAGCAGTTGGAAATGCAGCGCAAGGAGATGTCAAGATCCCAGCGTGCCGGCGGGGCTGGAGGCATGGGAGGCGGAATGGGCAGCGGCATGGGGGGTGGCATGGGTCGCCAGTCCTCGTACCCGGCCTTCACACCCAGTGCACCTGTGCAGACAGTTCCAGATACATATGACAGCTACGAGGCATCGAAGAAAGCACCGGCCAAGCCACTGGCGCTGGGTAAGAAGGGTATGCAGCTCGGCAAGAAGAACAAGGCCAACAGCGCATTCGACCAGATCGCCGGAGACCTGCCACCAGAGAGCGAACCTCTGGTGGCACCCAAGGCCTCAGCACCCATCGCTGCAGCCCCCGCAAGCGCACACCAGCCGACCTCTACTGATCGCGAAGCCATCcacatcaccaccaccgagACCATCTCCGCACGACTTGATCGCGAAGGTCTGCTCAAGTCTTTTGAGGTCAAGGGTGAGATGCAGCTTAAGATTACCGACGCATCTCTTACACAAGTCAAGTTGGACCTTCAGACTGGCGACACACGGGGCGCGCAGCTGATGACCCACCCCAAGGTCGACAAGACTGTCTTCAGGAACGACAAAGTTCTCCAGCTCGCGGACACCACAAAGGGCTTTCCCTCCAATATGGGTATTGGCGTGATGAAGTGGAAGCTTGCACCACGGCCCGACGATGTCTCGGACCCGCCCATCACTTTCCGCGTTTGGGTCGAGGAGTCTGGCAGTACATTCAATATTACTGTTGAGTACGAGCTTACCGGTAGTGACTCCCTCAAAGACGTCACGGTCACCATCCCTTACGAGAGCAACGAGCCAAATGTCGGCTCATTCGATGCGGTGTATGAGGTCAGTGGCGACAGCATCGAGTGGAACATTGGTGCCGTCGATGAGAGCAACAGCTCTGGCAGTTTTGAATTCGAGGCGCAGGCCAGTGACGATTCGGAATTTTTCCCTATGCGCGTAAGGTTCAACAAGAGCACGCCGTTTGTCGACATTGAC GTCTCTAATGTTACTCTTCTGTCCATGAATCAGGACGTCAGCTTCACTAAGGACGTCAACTCTACCGCCGATGTGTACGAGATCGTATGA
- a CDS encoding 60S ribosomal protein L2 has translation MGRVIRNQRKGRGSIFTANTRLNKAPAQFRTLDYSERNGYIRGVVKEIVHDSGRGAPLARVTFRNPYRFKHNTETFIANEGMYTGQFIYAGKHAALTIGNILPLHSVPEGTVLTNVEDKNGDRGALGRTSGNYVTVIGHNPDEGKTRVKLPSGAKKVLPSSCRGMVGIVAGGGRTDKPLLKASRAKHKFAAKRNSWPRTRGVAMNPVDHPHGGGNHQHIGKASTISRYAVAGQKAGLIAARRTGLLRGTQKTKD, from the exons ATGGGTCGTGTCATCCGCAACCAACGTAAGGGTCGCGGCTCTATCTTCACGGCCAACACCCGCCTGAACAAGGCCCCCGCCCAGTTCCGCACGCTCGACTAC TCTGAGCGCAATGGATACATCAGGGGTGTAGTCAAGGAGATCGTCCACGACAGCGGTCGTG GCGCTCCTCTGGCCCGCGTTACCTTCCGCAACCCCTACAGGTTCAAGCACAACACCGAGACGTTCATTGCCAACGAGGGCATGTACACTGGCCAG TTCATCTACGCCGGAAAGCACGCCGCTCTCACCATTGGCAACATCCTGCCCCTCCACTCCGTCCCCGAGGGTACCGTCTTGACCAACGTCGAGGACAAGAACGGTGACCGTGGTGCGCTCGGCCGTACCTCCGGTAACTACGTAACCGTCATTGGCCACAACCCCGATGAGGGCAAGACCCGTGTCAAGCTCCCCTCCGGTGCCAAGAAGGTTCTTCCCAGCTCCTGCCGTGGTATGGTCGGTATCGTTGCCGGTGGTGGACGTACAGACAAGCCCCTCCTGAAGGCCTCGCGTGCCAAGCACAAG TTCGCTGCCAAGCGCAACAGCTGGCCCAGGACTCGTGGTGTTGCCATGAACCCCGTCGATCACCCCCACGGTGGTGGTAACCACCAGCATATCGGTAAAGCCTCGACCATCTCGCGCTACGCCGTCGCCGGTCAGAAGGCTGGTCTCATCGCCGCCAGGAGGACGGGTCTGCTCCGCGGTACCCAGAAGACCAAGGATTAA